Proteins found in one Pontibacter sp. SGAir0037 genomic segment:
- a CDS encoding ABC transporter ATP-binding protein yields the protein MSDVVIKVQNLSKQYRLGQVGTGTLKDDFKRWRYQMMGKEDPFLTIGEVNDRTKKTTANYVWALKDINFEVNRGDVLGIIGKNGAGKSTLLKILSRTTGPTTGSLKMKGRIASLLEVGTGFHGELSGRENIFLNGAIMGMSKAEIRNKFDEIVNFAGVENYIDTPVKRYSSGMYVRLAFGVAAHLEPDILIIDEVLAVGDVEFQKKAISKIQDVSKGEGRTVLFVSHNMSSIESLCNKGILLHNGTVIFSGNSVDTVQQYIQENTTITNSDLATRSDRTGTGELKFSSVKLLDERDVETDIFKQGDDIIIELHYDIFNKAYNFSGSHFSINVFDKQGNLVVCHQTFLNGLAFSNADIISKQKIQFRLTHCPLKAGEYQLACDIINAGKYIDALESIISFTVIEGNVYDNIRPITHGLVAVNGKWYI from the coding sequence ATGAGTGACGTTGTTATCAAAGTACAAAACTTAAGTAAGCAGTACCGTCTGGGGCAGGTTGGTACAGGCACCTTAAAAGATGACTTTAAAAGGTGGCGTTACCAAATGATGGGAAAGGAAGACCCTTTCTTAACAATTGGTGAAGTAAATGACAGGACAAAGAAAACTACTGCTAATTATGTATGGGCTTTAAAAGATATAAACTTTGAAGTAAACCGAGGGGACGTATTGGGAATAATAGGTAAAAATGGCGCTGGCAAGTCTACTTTACTTAAAATTCTTTCTCGTACAACTGGGCCTACAACCGGTTCTCTTAAAATGAAAGGCAGGATTGCCAGCCTACTTGAAGTTGGTACAGGCTTTCATGGAGAACTTTCAGGAAGGGAAAATATTTTTCTGAATGGAGCAATCATGGGGATGAGTAAGGCTGAAATCCGGAACAAATTCGACGAAATTGTAAATTTTGCTGGTGTAGAAAATTATATAGATACGCCTGTTAAAAGATACAGTAGCGGGATGTATGTTAGATTAGCTTTCGGAGTTGCAGCTCATCTGGAGCCAGATATATTAATTATTGATGAAGTGCTTGCAGTAGGTGATGTAGAATTTCAGAAAAAGGCAATAAGTAAAATACAAGATGTAAGCAAAGGCGAAGGCAGGACTGTATTGTTTGTTAGTCATAATATGTCTTCTATAGAAAGTTTGTGTAACAAGGGGATATTGCTTCATAACGGTACAGTTATATTTTCGGGCAATAGTGTCGATACAGTGCAGCAGTATATACAAGAGAATACAACAATAACTAATTCTGATCTGGCTACAAGATCTGATAGAACAGGGACTGGTGAATTAAAATTCAGTAGCGTTAAACTGCTAGATGAAAGAGATGTAGAGACAGATATATTTAAGCAGGGAGACGATATTATTATAGAGTTACATTACGATATTTTTAATAAAGCATACAATTTTTCAGGTAGTCATTTTTCTATTAATGTCTTTGATAAACAAGGTAATCTTGTAGTATGCCATCAAACATTTCTTAATGGCTTAGCTTTTTCTAATGCTGACATCATATCAAAACAGAAAATACAATTTAGATTAACGCATTGCCCTTTAAAAGCCGGTGAATATCAGCTAGCATGCGATATAATCAATGCTGGTAAATATATAGATGCATTAGAGAGTATTATATCATTTACTGTTATTGAAGGAAATGTTTATGATAATATACGTCCCATTACACATGGATTGGTTGCAGTAAATGGGAAGTGGTATATTTAA
- a CDS encoding ABC transporter permease, which translates to MQSNSKDEEKWDLVIEPRSSFFDLKLKEVWRYRDLLWLWVRREYVGAYKQTIFGPLWHFFSPIFGTLIYIFVFGKLAELPTDGVPMFLFYNAGLAIWNFFSGCFSSSSNAFLNNAGIFGKVYFPRLIMPIASIISSLIKFGIQFSFFLIIYFYVILVEGYQPSVGWGLFFIPVTLILLAGTGFGFGILVSSITTKYRDLNMLIGFVMQLLMYATPIIYSYTSVEPALKKYLVFNPLVAPVEAFKFALFGVGEFSAFSLAYSFCWMIFLLLIGMIVFNKVERNFMDTV; encoded by the coding sequence ATGCAATCTAATTCGAAAGATGAAGAAAAGTGGGACCTGGTCATTGAGCCCAGGTCCTCTTTTTTTGATTTAAAATTAAAGGAGGTTTGGAGGTATCGGGACCTTCTTTGGCTTTGGGTGCGGAGAGAGTATGTTGGTGCTTACAAGCAGACAATTTTTGGACCGCTCTGGCACTTTTTTTCTCCAATTTTTGGAACACTGATATACATCTTTGTGTTTGGAAAACTTGCAGAGTTACCAACTGATGGTGTTCCGATGTTTTTATTTTATAATGCAGGATTGGCTATTTGGAATTTTTTTAGTGGCTGCTTTAGTAGTTCCTCCAATGCTTTTCTTAATAATGCGGGCATTTTTGGTAAAGTCTATTTCCCAAGACTCATCATGCCCATTGCCAGTATAATCTCCAGTCTAATTAAATTTGGCATTCAATTCTCCTTTTTTCTCATCATTTATTTTTATGTTATATTAGTAGAAGGTTATCAACCGAGTGTAGGTTGGGGTTTATTTTTCATACCTGTTACTTTAATACTATTAGCAGGTACTGGTTTTGGCTTTGGAATTTTGGTTTCTTCTATAACTACAAAATACCGTGACTTAAATATGCTGATAGGTTTTGTTATGCAGTTACTAATGTATGCGACTCCTATTATCTACTCTTACACATCTGTAGAGCCCGCATTAAAAAAATACCTGGTTTTTAATCCTCTTGTTGCGCCTGTTGAAGCTTTTAAATTCGCGTTATTTGGAGTGGGCGAGTTTTCTGCGTTTTCATTAGCTTACAGTTTTTGCTGGATGATTTTTTTGCTGCTCATTGGGATGATTGTTTTTAACAAAGTTGAGAGAAACTTTATGGATACTGTTTGA
- the gmd gene encoding GDP-mannose 4,6-dehydratase, whose translation MKTALITGITGQDGAYLAELLLSKGYKVHGVKRRSSLFNTDRIDHLYQDPHEKNINFKLHYGDLTDSTNLIRIIQETQPDEIYNLAAMSHVKVSFDTPEYTANADGIGTLRILEAIRILGLTKKTKLYQASTSELYGLVQAVPQSETTPFYPRSPYAVAKMYAYWITVNYREAYDMFACNGILFNHESPLRGETFVTRKITRAAARIAMGLQDCVFLGNLDARRDWGHAKDYVEAMWLILQQEKPEDFVIATGVTTTVRDFIKLAFAEVGIEVEFKGEGVEEKGYIAACNNPEYQVEIGKEVVAVDPAYFRPTEVDLLIGDPTKSKEKLGWTPKYDLAGLVKDMMEADLDLFKRDTYLLEGGHRILNYHE comes from the coding sequence ATGAAAACCGCATTAATTACAGGTATTACAGGCCAGGACGGAGCTTATCTGGCAGAATTATTATTAAGCAAAGGCTATAAAGTTCACGGCGTAAAGCGTCGTAGCTCCTTATTCAACACGGATCGTATAGACCATTTATACCAGGATCCGCACGAGAAGAATATCAACTTTAAGCTGCATTACGGCGACTTAACCGATTCGACCAACCTTATCCGCATCATTCAGGAAACACAGCCTGACGAAATATATAACCTGGCTGCCATGAGCCACGTGAAGGTAAGTTTTGATACACCGGAATATACCGCCAATGCGGATGGTATCGGAACACTTCGTATTCTGGAGGCTATCCGTATTCTGGGGTTAACTAAAAAAACCAAACTTTACCAGGCATCTACTTCAGAGCTTTATGGCTTAGTTCAGGCAGTACCACAGTCCGAAACAACGCCTTTCTATCCGCGTTCACCTTATGCCGTGGCTAAAATGTATGCTTACTGGATTACCGTAAACTATCGTGAAGCTTATGATATGTTTGCCTGCAATGGTATCCTGTTTAATCACGAATCACCACTCAGAGGAGAAACTTTCGTTACACGTAAGATTACCAGAGCTGCTGCCAGAATAGCCATGGGCTTACAAGACTGTGTTTTCCTGGGTAACCTGGATGCCAGACGTGACTGGGGCCATGCGAAAGACTATGTGGAAGCCATGTGGTTGATCTTACAGCAAGAGAAGCCGGAAGATTTTGTCATTGCCACAGGCGTTACCACTACAGTGCGTGATTTCATTAAATTAGCTTTTGCTGAAGTAGGCATTGAAGTTGAGTTCAAAGGAGAAGGCGTGGAAGAAAAAGGCTATATCGCTGCCTGCAACAACCCGGAATACCAGGTGGAGATCGGCAAAGAAGTAGTAGCCGTTGACCCAGCCTATTTCAGACCAACTGAAGTTGACCTGCTGATTGGTGATCCAACTAAATCGAAAGAAAAACTTGGCTGGACTCCAAAATATGATTTGGCTGGCCTTGTGAAAGACATGATGGAGGCTGACCTTGACCTCTTTAAGCGTGACACTTATCTGCTGGAAGGTGGCCACCGCATATTGAATTACCATGAATAA